From Microtus pennsylvanicus isolate mMicPen1 chromosome 10, mMicPen1.hap1, whole genome shotgun sequence, one genomic window encodes:
- the Dbi gene encoding acyl-CoA-binding protein — translation MSQAEFDKAAEEVKRLKTQPSDEEMLFIYSHFKQATVGDVNTDRPGLLDLKGKAKWDSWNKLKGTSKESAMKTYVEKVEELKKKYGI, via the exons ATGTCTCAG GCTGAATTCGACAAAGCTGCCGAGGAGGTGAAGCGCCTCAAGACTCAGCCAAGTGATGAAGAGATGCTTTTCATATACAGCCACTTCAAACAAGCCACCGTGGGCGACGTAAATACAG ATCGGCCCGGGCTTTTGGACCTCAAAGGCAAGGCCAAGTGGGATTCCTGGAATAAGCTGAAAG GAACTTCCAAGGAAAGCGCCATGAAAACCTACGTGGAGAAAGTGGAAGAGCTAAAGAAGAAATACGGAATATAG